The Thermocrinis ruber genomic sequence AGTAATACTTAGAACTGCTTCAGCTAGGGCAAGTAAAGAGGACATACTGAGGGAGCTACAGCAATTGAGAGGGCTTTATCAGAGCCTAAAGGCAAAGCTAAGAGGCAATAAAAAACCTCAGCTTCTTTTGGAAGAACTGCCCCAACATTTGGAACTGATAAGGTCCCACTGGTCGGACCTTGAGGGTATCTTTTGCAACGATGTTTCGCTTTGGCATCAGATATCAAACTTCTTGGAAGGCTTTGAGCCGTCCCTCTTGAACAAGCTTTACTATGTGAAAGATGCAAGTGCATTAGCAGTATCTTTTGGTCTGAGGGAAGCCCTGAAAAGAGCCCTTCAAAAACGCCTCTGGCTAAAGGGAGGAGGCTACATTGTAATAGAAGAAACCGAAGCCATGACTGTTATAGATGTAAACAGCGGGGACGCCTGCGGTGATACCCAGGAGGAAAACGCCCTAAGGACCAACTTGGAGGCGGTAAAAGAGATTGCCAAGCAGATCATCCTAAGGGACCTGGGCGGAATAATAATGATAGACTTTATAGACATGAAGGAACAGGGCAATAAAGATAAGGTGATAAACGCCCTCAAGGAAGCCCTCGGAGAAGACCTTTGCAATGTTCAGATATACGGTTTTACCAAGTTGGGTGTGTTGGAGATGGCAAGAAGGAAAAGTGGAAAAAGCTTAACCCAAATGCTGACAGAGGATTGTCCCCACTGTAATGGTTCTGGCAGGGTAAAGGGAGACAATCTTTATGTCCTTGAGCTTGACTTGGATATAGAAAACCATGGCGCTGGTTTTGTGGAAGTTTATGTGCCCAAGGGTAGAAAGGGAGCAGTTGAAAGTTACATAAATGCAAAGAAAATGGATCACGTAGTTATCATAGAGGATGAAAACTTGGATTACAATAAGTATGAAATCAGACATGTTAGGTAGGTGGTTTTTTATCGCATTCATCCTATCCCTTCTGTTCTCCTGTGCGAAGGTAACAGAAGAAAAGAGGGCAAAGCTTGCGGTGGAGCTATACTCGGAGGGAATGTCTGCCTATGGCAACAGGGATTACAAAAAGGCTGTGGAAAAACTCAAGGAAGCCCTGAAGTATCTTGAAAACCTAACCCCTGCACAGATAAAGGAGATAAAGTTAGCGATAGGAGAAAGTTATTATTTGAGCAAAGACTATGTGAACGCGGTGGTTTATTTTGAGGACTTTCTCTTTAATTATCCAGAGGCGCCCGAATCAGAAAGGGTTCAATACCTACTCATAGACAGCTATATGAAAGTGGCACCCGATGCTTACAGGGATCAAACCTACACATACAAGGCAATAGAAAAGGCTAAGGAGTTTTTAAACAAATACCCAAACAGTGCGTATGCGGACAGAGTGTTAGAAGTGTTAGAAAGGGCTGAAAAAAGGCTTGCGGACCATGAATATCTCGTGGGCAAATTTTACGAAGACTATGGCTATTATTATTCAGCCAGCTTAAGATACAGAGACCTTCTGATAAATTATCCAGAACAGGTATCTCAGGCGGAGGTTCTCTACAGATACATAAAGTCCCTTCTGTTGGTGGAAAAGCAAGCAGAAAGAAGGAAGAGGGTATACAAAAAATGGATTGAGGAGGCAAGAAAGAGCTTGAGCTCTGCAAAGGACGAGGAAGAGAAAAAAGCAATTCAAAAGAGAATAGCCTTTTTGGAAGAGCAAATCAAAAGATGGGATGATATGGCAAGAAGTAGCAGAGAGGAAGGTCTAAGGCTTATGGAAAAGTACAAAGAGACCTTTGGAGAAAACAGTTACTACAAAGAACTACAAAGGTTGGCTAAGAGATAATGGAGCTTTTGAAAAAGATTGTCTCACTTCTTGAAGAGAAGAAGGGAGAAGATATAGTAGTATTGGATGTTTCTAAGCATACAAACATAGCGGACTACTTTGTTATAGTTACTGCCAACTCTGCTGTTCATGCCAGAGCCCTTACGGATTATCTGATTGAAAGTTTAAGTAAAGAGGGAATATACCCAGACCATGTGGAAGGTTTGGAAAACGCTTACTGGGTGCTCATAGACTTTATGGATATAATAGTTCATATCTTCCAAAAGGAATGGAGAGATTACTATGACCTTGAGTGGCTTTATTCAACCGCTAGGAGGGTTGAGGTTTGAGATTTATTAAGCTTATTCTCTTAATTTTTCTGATAGTCCTCTTTTTGGTTTTTGTGGTTCAGAACACCTTGATAGTGGAAATTTCTTTCTTTAATTACAAAGGATATGCTCCTCTATTCGTGTTGGTGCTTTTGAGTATTTTTCTTGGTTTTCTTTTTGCCTTTTTATACTTTATGCCAAGGGAGTGGTCCCTTAGGAGAATTGTGGAAAACCTCAAAGAGGGTGTTGAGAGGCTAAACAGAGGATTCTTTTTAAAAGCAGAACAGAGTTTTCAAGGAAATCCCTTCACGGAAACCTTTGCTTGCTACGGTGCCTACGAAAGGGAAGATATCAACAAACTTCTGAATTTTTCCAGTCCCCTTTGTGCGTTAATGCTTCTAAAACTACATCACATAGAAGAGGCTCAGGAGAAGTTTGAAAGGATTATAGAGCGGGAGCCTGATAACCTCTTAGCGTTGAAAGGACTAAGGGACATTAACTTTTTGAAGGGCAACTTAAAAGATGCGGTGGAGCTTCAGGAAAAGGTGTTAAAAAATTGTGAAAAGTGGGACAGGGAAAACCAAAAAAAGATTCTGGCTGAATTGCTGGCAAGCCTTTATATAACTTCCAAGGATCAAGATTATGCTGAGAAAGCCTTTGACGTTTATAGAACTCCTCTAACTTACTCCGCACATATACTTGCCTATGCTGATTCAGGAAAGGAAAGGGACGCGATAAAGCTCTTTGAAAGGAGCTTTGAGGATGGGCTTCATAACCAAATTTTGATGATTTTGCTAGGAAAAGAAGCTTTACTTACAAAGCTTATGGACATAATAGAAAGGCGAAGGGATCAGATAAACACAGTAGTTTTAGCTTTGGTCTATTTGCGTTTAGGTCTCTTTTCTAAGGTTAAACCTCTTTTAGAGGTCCTGCCAGACTATTACAGGACTTTGGCTGTATCTTCATCCTCCCATAGGGAAGAGGACAGGATGTGTGCAAAAATATTGGAAGAGTCTTTAAAAGCTTGGGAATGTGTTTGTGGAACACGTTACAAAGAATACACGCCCATGTGTGCAAATTGTTTAAGGTGGAATAAAATAGAATTGAAACTATAAAAAAAGGAGGGATGTGCTATGTTTAGAGCCCTTTGGACTTCAGCCTCTGGGATGACCGCCCAGCAAACAAACCTTGATGTAATATCCCACAATATGGCAAACGTTAATACAGTGGGCTTTAAGAAGATGAGGGCTACCTTTCAAGATTTGGTCTATCAAACTATAAGGGAGCCGGGGGCACCTACCTCACCAACCACCAGAAATCCCTCTGGCTTCCAAATAGGCTTGGGAGTCTATGTCTCTGATACCTACGGCATATTCACACAGGGAAACATATTTCAAACGGGAAACCAGTTGGATATAGCTATTCAAGGTGATGGATTCTTCAAGGTGGTCCTTCCAGACGGAACCATTGCATACACTCGCAACGGTCAGTTTCGCCTTGATGCGGAAGGAAGGATAGTAAACCCAGACGGATATCCCCTTGACCCGGAGATTACCATCCCAGCAGATGCCATCAGCGTAAGTATAAGTGCCGATGGGACAGTTTCTGTACTCAGGCAGGGTGCCACTGCAGTGGAGGAGGTAGGAAGGATAGAACTTGCCAAGTTTATTAATCCCGCAGGACTGAGAAGGATCGGGAACAACCTGTTTATCCAAACTGATGCCTCAGGAGAACCAGTTATAGACAACCCGGGCAATCAAGGTCTAGGAACACTCCTTCAGGGATACTTGGAATCCTCCAATGTAAACATAGTGGAGGAGATGGTAAGCCTTATAATCGCCCAAAGGGCCTTTGAATTTAACACAAAAGGTATAATCGCTGCGGACGAGATGCTTGGGCAAGCCGCTAACCTAAGGAGGTAATGGAAAGAAGGCTAACCATTAGGGTCTGGTTGCTGCTGAGCCTGATCTTTTTGCTGGTTATTTCTATACTTGCACTGAGTTATAGGATGTTCGCATTAAGAGAATCAAAAAGCAAAGCCTTGGCCATTGCAGAGTTGGTCAGAGATACCCTGACCTCATACATGGTAATGGGTGTTATGGACAAGAGAAATGAGTTTTTGGACAGGATCAGAGAGATTCCGACGGTGGAAAGCATAAGGGTAATAAGAGGTGAAAGTGTTATTAAACAGTTTGGTCCCGGTAGCTTACTGGAAACCCCACAGGATGACTTAGAAAAAAAGTCTTGGCAGAGGGAAAAGTCGTTGAATTCTTGGAGGAAAGTATTGGAAAGGCTACCTACAAGGTAGTCATACCCTATAAGGCGGTGCCCACAAAGGGCATCAACTGTCTAAACTGCCATCAAGCAAAGGAGGGAGAGGTTCTTGGTGCTATAAGTTTAACCATGGATATAACTCCCGTAAGAAATATGTCGTTAATCTTTCTTCTTGCTTTGGGTTTTATCTTTTTCCTTGGAATGATCAGTGCGGGTATCATCCTAAAAAAATTCTTTCAACCATATGTGAAGCTTATGGAACAAATAAAATATGCAGTACAAAGGGCAAAGAACGGAGACTTCACTTATAGGCTAGCAACCGAGTTGAAGGACGAAGCTAAAGATTTGACAGACAATATGAACAAAACTTTTGAACATCTTGATAGAATGTTGAGGGAGATAGAGGATAAGGTTAGGGCTATGATAGGGTATAGTGTTCTTAAGACGGGGGATATACTGAGCGATACTTCCAAAATGGTGGATGAACTATTGAAAATATACAAATTCAAGAGGGTAGTAGAGAAAGATAAAACAAAGCAGGATGTGTATAAACGCCTTATAGACATATTCAAAGAGTATATGAGCTTGGATAAGTTTTCCTTCTACGAGGTTGACCCAAAGGGAAACCGTATCAAACCTGTATGGGTAGAGGGTATGGAAAGCTGGTGCAATGAAGTTATATATGATAACGCGGACGAATGCAGGGCAAAGAGAACAGGTACGCCCGTGGATTCAAGGGAATTTATTTGTCTTTGTCCAAACTTCATAGACAACGAAGCATGCATCTCTGGTAGCCTAAGGTATTACTGTATTCCGGTTTATGTGGGCGGTAAGGTGGGAAATATCTTTCAGATTGTGTATGAACCAGAGATGGAAGAATTCATAGAGCTCTTGATCCCTTACATTAAAGGCTACTTGGATGAATCTGCACCCGTCTTAGAAGCAAGGATCTACATGGACCTGTTAAAGGAGCACTCAATAATAGACCCCCTTACTGGTTTATACAACAGGAGGTTTTTGGAAGAGACCATAAACACTATTACTGCCCAGATAAAAAGAAGGGGCACAACCCTTGGCATACTGGCTATAGACGTAGATTACTTCAAACAGGTCAATGATGTTTATGGGCACGAGGCGGGGGATAAGGTGCTTGTGGAGGTGGCAAAGACAATAAAGTCTTCAATAAGGGAATCAGATATTGTGGTCAGATACGGAGGGGAGGAATTCTTAGTTCTGCTTATGGATGTTCAACCGGGATACAGCGTTCATGTGGCTGAAAAGATAAGAAAGGCATTGGAAAGCAAAGTTATAGACATAGGAACTGCCCAATTGAAGAAAACAATTTCCATAGGTGTCTCTGAATTTCCAGTGGACAGTGATAAGATCTGGCAGTGTATAAAGTTTGCGGACGTTGCCCTATATAGGGCAAAGGAAGAGGGAAGAAATAGGGTGGTTAGGTTCACTGAGGACATGTGGACTAAGGCGGAGTACTAAGGTTCATAATAAGTCCCACACCTAACAGTGCGGCGGTTTCTGAACGCAGGATGTAAGGATAGAGTTTTATGGGTATGAATCCTCTTTCGCGCAAGAGCTCCGATTCTTGCCTGGTAAACCCTCCCTCCGGACCCACCACCAAGGATACTGTTTTTACTCCATTCAAGTTCAGGTCCTTTAGACTTTTTTCTCCCCCAAAGTTATCTAACAGAAGGTTCAGGTCCGCATCTGCTTTTAATTCCTCAAGCCTTGTGGGAGGTGCAATTTCCAGTGGCTTTGGTCTTTTGCACTGTTTGAAGGCAGAAAGGGCTACCCTCTTCCACCTTTCCATTCTTTTGTTTATGGCTGTGATATTCTGAAAGCTTCTTTTTGATAGGGTCGGCACCAAGCGGTATGCACCCACTTCACTGACCCTTTCCACTATGAAGTCCACAGTCTTTAGCTCCACAGGCACGCACTGATAAAGGGTTATAAAGGGTAAGGGTGTAGCAAGTTCAAGCTCTTTTATTACAATGCAAAAGGCACCTTTTGGGTTAAGTTTTTCAAGAAGACAAAGGTAGAGCTTATCCTCAAAAAAAAGTTCAAGCTCCTGACCTATCTTTATCCTCTTTGCAAATACGTGCTGTAACTCCTCTCCCTCTATAATCAGAGTATTGCCAATCTTCTTAGTGGCTATAAATCTGTCCAATTAAAAAAAGAGAAGGGGAGGATAACCTCCCCAAAAGAAATTTTACTTTACCCCTTCCCTCAGGTCCTTTGCAGGCCTAAAGACAACCACTTTCCTTGCAGGAATGTTGATCACGGCGCCGGTCCTTGGGTTCCTACCCTTTCTGGCAGCCCTTTTACGCACGGTGAAGATTCCAAAACCTGGAATGGCTACCCTTTCTCCCTTTTTGAGGGCATTTGAAACGGCTGCCACTGCAGCTTTGAGGGCTGCATCTGCTTGCTTTTTGGTTAAGCCCGCCCCTTTGGCTATTGCAGTAACGAGCTCTGCCTTGGTCATGTCTGTCCCTCCTTTTAAGGTTTTGATGGATTATAATATACAATATCTTGCAAAAAAATGCAAGTGGTATCAAGCTCTAATAGGGTGAGCGGGCGTGGCTCAGTGGTAGAGCGTCTGCTTCCCAAGCAGAAGGTCGCGGGTTCGATTCCCGTCGCCCGCTCTTGGAATAACTTTTAACCTATGGTTTATCCTTCTTACCTCAATTTAACAGAAGGGCAATGGAAGGAAAGAATAGAAAGGGCTCTGTCCCTTTTGGAAAGCTGTGAGGTATGTCCCCATAGGTGTGGAGTAAATAGACTTAAGGGGGAGCTTGGCTTTTGCAAAACTGGAAAGAACGCCATAGTGGATAGCTACTTTCCTCACAGGGGAGAAGAGAAACCCATAAGGGGCTACAGAGGTTCCGGAACAGTGTTTTTCTCCTACTGCAACATGAGATGTGTTTACTGTCAGAACTATCAGATCAGCCAGTTGGGAGAAGGAAGGGAGGTAAGCCCTGAGGAGCTTGCAGAAATATTTTTGGAGCTTCAGGCGATGGGATGCCACAATTTGAACTTGGTGACTCCTTCCCATGTGGTGCCTCAGATACTTTCTGCCCTCTACCTTGCGGTCAAGAAGGGTTTTAGATTACCCATAGTCTATAACACCTCTTCCTTTGACAGCTTGGAATCTTTGAGACTATTAGAGGGCATAGTGGATATATACCTGGCGGATTTGAAGTATGCGGACAGAGAGATTGCCAGAAGGTATTCAAAGGTTAAAAACTACCCAGAGGTTGCCATGGCTGCCATAAGAGAGATGCACAGGCAGGTGGGAGACCTGATCCTTGACGAGAGAGGAATAGCTGTCAGAGGGCTTCTCGTAAGGCACCTGGTGCTTCCCAATGGTCTCGCAGGAACCGAAAAGGTAGCGGAGTTTTTAGCTTCTCTGTCTAAAAACATGGCTGTGAACGTGATGGATCAGTATTATCCCTCTTACATGGCTTGGAAGTATCCAGAACTTAGCAGGAGAATAACCCAAAGGGAATACCATCAAGCCCTTTCATTCATGGAGGGCTTTAGGCTCTTTCTGGATTGATAAAGAAGGTAGAGTATGGGAATAACTCCCAAGAGAGCCCAGTATCCCGCATTAAAAAAAGTCCTTTCAAAGCTGTCTGAGAGGGCATAGAGGCTTTGAATGGACTGAAGGTAATACTTTGCCTTTTCCTCTGTTAAGCCTCCCCACTC encodes the following:
- a CDS encoding Rne/Rng family ribonuclease, with protein sequence MAKKLVVLGLKNDVFSFLLEGDEVVKIRLDSKDRRRVVGSVFLGKVKRLAKGMGGVFVDIGLDKEAYLPLKGEMLKVGDWILVQGVRDELGEKGIKLTNRIKIPGKYIVYMPETQEVKCSSKLSTEDKCKLLDLIKEDLQNEGVILRTASARASKEDILRELQQLRGLYQSLKAKLRGNKKPQLLLEELPQHLELIRSHWSDLEGIFCNDVSLWHQISNFLEGFEPSLLNKLYYVKDASALAVSFGLREALKRALQKRLWLKGGGYIVIEETEAMTVIDVNSGDACGDTQEENALRTNLEAVKEIAKQIILRDLGGIIMIDFIDMKEQGNKDKVINALKEALGEDLCNVQIYGFTKLGVLEMARRKSGKSLTQMLTEDCPHCNGSGRVKGDNLYVLELDLDIENHGAGFVEVYVPKGRKGAVESYINAKKMDHVVIIEDENLDYNKYEIRHVR
- a CDS encoding outer membrane protein assembly factor BamD; protein product: MKSDMLGRWFFIAFILSLLFSCAKVTEEKRAKLAVELYSEGMSAYGNRDYKKAVEKLKEALKYLENLTPAQIKEIKLAIGESYYLSKDYVNAVVYFEDFLFNYPEAPESERVQYLLIDSYMKVAPDAYRDQTYTYKAIEKAKEFLNKYPNSAYADRVLEVLERAEKRLADHEYLVGKFYEDYGYYYSASLRYRDLLINYPEQVSQAEVLYRYIKSLLLVEKQAERRKRVYKKWIEEARKSLSSAKDEEEKKAIQKRIAFLEEQIKRWDDMARSSREEGLRLMEKYKETFGENSYYKELQRLAKR
- the rsfS gene encoding ribosome silencing factor, with the translated sequence MELLKKIVSLLEEKKGEDIVVLDVSKHTNIADYFVIVTANSAVHARALTDYLIESLSKEGIYPDHVEGLENAYWVLIDFMDIIVHIFQKEWRDYYDLEWLYSTARRVEV
- a CDS encoding LapA family protein, translating into MRFIKLILLIFLIVLFLVFVVQNTLIVEISFFNYKGYAPLFVLVLLSIFLGFLFAFLYFMPREWSLRRIVENLKEGVERLNRGFFLKAEQSFQGNPFTETFACYGAYEREDINKLLNFSSPLCALMLLKLHHIEEAQEKFERIIEREPDNLLALKGLRDINFLKGNLKDAVELQEKVLKNCEKWDRENQKKILAELLASLYITSKDQDYAEKAFDVYRTPLTYSAHILAYADSGKERDAIKLFERSFEDGLHNQILMILLGKEALLTKLMDIIERRRDQINTVVLALVYLRLGLFSKVKPLLEVLPDYYRTLAVSSSSHREEDRMCAKILEESLKAWECVCGTRYKEYTPMCANCLRWNKIELKL
- the flgG gene encoding flagellar basal-body rod protein FlgG, which produces MFRALWTSASGMTAQQTNLDVISHNMANVNTVGFKKMRATFQDLVYQTIREPGAPTSPTTRNPSGFQIGLGVYVSDTYGIFTQGNIFQTGNQLDIAIQGDGFFKVVLPDGTIAYTRNGQFRLDAEGRIVNPDGYPLDPEITIPADAISVSISADGTVSVLRQGATAVEEVGRIELAKFINPAGLRRIGNNLFIQTDASGEPVIDNPGNQGLGTLLQGYLESSNVNIVEEMVSLIIAQRAFEFNTKGIIAADEMLGQAANLRR
- a CDS encoding GGDEF domain-containing protein, producing the protein MAEGKVVEFLEESIGKATYKVVIPYKAVPTKGINCLNCHQAKEGEVLGAISLTMDITPVRNMSLIFLLALGFIFFLGMISAGIILKKFFQPYVKLMEQIKYAVQRAKNGDFTYRLATELKDEAKDLTDNMNKTFEHLDRMLREIEDKVRAMIGYSVLKTGDILSDTSKMVDELLKIYKFKRVVEKDKTKQDVYKRLIDIFKEYMSLDKFSFYEVDPKGNRIKPVWVEGMESWCNEVIYDNADECRAKRTGTPVDSREFICLCPNFIDNEACISGSLRYYCIPVYVGGKVGNIFQIVYEPEMEEFIELLIPYIKGYLDESAPVLEARIYMDLLKEHSIIDPLTGLYNRRFLEETINTITAQIKRRGTTLGILAIDVDYFKQVNDVYGHEAGDKVLVEVAKTIKSSIRESDIVVRYGGEEFLVLLMDVQPGYSVHVAEKIRKALESKVIDIGTAQLKKTISIGVSEFPVDSDKIWQCIKFADVALYRAKEEGRNRVVRFTEDMWTKAEY
- a CDS encoding RsmE family RNA methyltransferase, with translation MDRFIATKKIGNTLIIEGEELQHVFAKRIKIGQELELFFEDKLYLCLLEKLNPKGAFCIVIKELELATPLPFITLYQCVPVELKTVDFIVERVSEVGAYRLVPTLSKRSFQNITAINKRMERWKRVALSAFKQCKRPKPLEIAPPTRLEELKADADLNLLLDNFGGEKSLKDLNLNGVKTVSLVVGPEGGFTRQESELLRERGFIPIKLYPYILRSETAALLGVGLIMNLSTPP
- a CDS encoding HU family DNA-binding protein codes for the protein MTKAELVTAIAKGAGLTKKQADAALKAAVAAVSNALKKGERVAIPGFGIFTVRKRAARKGRNPRTGAVINIPARKVVVFRPAKDLREGVK
- a CDS encoding radical SAM protein, with amino-acid sequence MVYPSYLNLTEGQWKERIERALSLLESCEVCPHRCGVNRLKGELGFCKTGKNAIVDSYFPHRGEEKPIRGYRGSGTVFFSYCNMRCVYCQNYQISQLGEGREVSPEELAEIFLELQAMGCHNLNLVTPSHVVPQILSALYLAVKKGFRLPIVYNTSSFDSLESLRLLEGIVDIYLADLKYADREIARRYSKVKNYPEVAMAAIREMHRQVGDLILDERGIAVRGLLVRHLVLPNGLAGTEKVAEFLASLSKNMAVNVMDQYYPSYMAWKYPELSRRITQREYHQALSFMEGFRLFLD